The Stenotrophomonas maltophilia genome includes a region encoding these proteins:
- a CDS encoding zf-TFIIB domain-containing protein — protein sequence MICPRCEQGEILEARVKESAVQIFVCDECDAVWFSLSDIGVSPFRDLETYLEENSIAPSWESISVEAPVMP from the coding sequence GTGATTTGTCCGCGTTGCGAGCAAGGTGAGATACTTGAGGCTCGCGTCAAGGAGAGTGCGGTTCAGATTTTTGTCTGCGACGAATGTGATGCTGTATGGTTTTCTTTGAGTGACATCGGCGTTTCTCCGTTCCGGGATCTTGAAACCTATCTTGAGGAGAATTCAATTGCTCCATCTTGGGAGTCAATTTCCGTGGAGGCGCCTGTGATGCCTTGA
- a CDS encoding DUF596 domain-containing protein, with product MTEGYTNYVVEHSFGYSMVSMWQALNGALAGSSVDFAAQRDIFLEIMLDILESGKAKLASDGRLLDGSNLEQVELLRRAWPSTREELESDLCLWFLIAAPAGIVWVLDNGELCWT from the coding sequence GTGACCGAAGGATACACTAATTATGTCGTGGAGCACTCCTTTGGGTATTCCATGGTGTCAATGTGGCAGGCGTTAAATGGTGCCCTTGCGGGGTCTTCAGTCGATTTTGCCGCGCAGCGGGATATTTTTCTCGAAATTATGCTTGATATTCTGGAATCCGGAAAGGCTAAATTGGCGTCTGACGGTCGGCTTTTAGATGGTTCAAATCTAGAGCAGGTCGAGCTTCTTCGGAGGGCTTGGCCGTCGACCAGGGAAGAGTTGGAATCTGATCTGTGCCTTTGGTTCCTGATTGCAGCTCCCGCAGGAATTGTATGGGTTCTTGATAATGGTGAGCTTTGTTGGACGTGA